In Cicer arietinum cultivar CDC Frontier isolate Library 1 chromosome 7, Cicar.CDCFrontier_v2.0, whole genome shotgun sequence, a single window of DNA contains:
- the LOC101505124 gene encoding histone H2B.5-like — MADKKPTIVEKNSATVDADEEKKKKNQEKEKKWSKMIKFKKYIYRVLKQVHPDIAISSKAVKIINTIITNIMVKIIHQSSKYINLRRGKSKMLTVREIPAAVMEVFPPQMAQLAISAAHKAQTTYKVNQLTDIMDRTMSLK; from the coding sequence ATGGCAGATAAGAAACCCACCATAGTGGAGAAGAATTCGGCGACTGTAGATGCCGacgaagagaagaagaaaaagaaccaagagaaagagaagaagtGGTCGAAGATGATAAAGTTCAAAAAGTACATCTACCGGGTTCTGAAGCAGGTGCACCCTGACATTGCCATTTCTTCTAAGGCCGTGAAAATCATCAACACTATCATTACCAACATTATGGTGAAGATTATTCATCAATCTTCCAAGTATATTAATTTACGACGTGGGAAGTCAAAAATGCTGACTGTTAGGGAAATTCCTGCCGCGGTTATGGAAGTCTTTCCTCCACAAATGGCACAACTTGCCATCTCAGCAGCTCACAAAGCTCAAACCACTTACAAAGTCAACCAATTGACCGATATAATGGATCGTACTATGTCTTTGAAATAG